Proteins from a genomic interval of Yarrowia lipolytica chromosome 1E, complete sequence:
- a CDS encoding uncharacterized protein (Compare to YALI0E13101g, uniprot|Q96X27 Yarrowia lipolytica Transcription factor Snf5p component of SWI/SNF transcription activator complex), with translation MSFRQQFQQGGNPNGQMGFNNMNMSPNMNNAKIGGMDMGAQMGQMGQMGQMPQMAQMGQMGQMGGMPQMGGPMGGQMNGMNMGGMSGAGGMPNVGGMPNMAGMPNMGQGMNMGQGMNPQVGRGGPMGPQGMMGQQGMGGMQQGGQVQMGGGPQMQPPQRQPQPQQQQQQQQQQQQHHHQQQQQQVPMPQSQLIPQQGGIPVMAGGQPQKNFDFPPPGQTMMQPGLTVPPVQSHLGLVSSDDARQQETPLVNPPSAAESLAEMPTLFNGQGITDLTEIMKNKRDPKTAQELNLRRFVSKDLNESSTLPKKLKQEADKLNAKRYEISFYHSFGPIRSQEPQSIFQDGYLGYGNGWTGLNTRFVYPRDRKKHNRNTRDLVLSRQQMNQQAAEPELLVPIRLDFDLGRLRLRDTFMWNLNEKTYPVHFFVENMFEDFHFPHQYIQSVTNSITEQLQDFQPHQYPQDPRHVIGNGDATRNEDMRVVVRLDITVGQHNLIDQFEWDINDSLNSPEEFAATMCAELSLSGEFATAIAHAIHEQTQVFSKSLLLLGHTFDQRPVDDEDIRREICAPIPDGSVMRPKNSVNEYSPALFEISEAELSRLDKDKDRDSRQKRRQGRAGRRGAPSLPDFKKVVRTFRTPVYSAVLPGAVDRKVELAKQALQAEEEEEEEDSDGNVVVRPAKRQRTTGRHVPVRAAAANAAVAVAAQSQELETNYVEELADPTSFWVTLKVPPQQLARLMMIPRFG, from the coding sequence ATGTCGTTCCGGCAACAGTTCCAGCAGGGAGGCAATCCCAATGGACAGATGGGCTTCAACAACATGAACATGAGCCCAAACATGAACAACGCGAAAATCGGAGGCATGGATATGGGAGCGCAGATGGGCCAGATGGGCCAGATGGGCCAGATGCCACAGATGGCTCAGATGGGCCAAATGGGCCAGATGGGAGGCATGCCGCAAATGGGCGGACCCATGGGTGGCCAGATGAACGGCATGAACATGGGTGGCATGTCCGGAGCAGGTGGCATGCCCAATGTCGGAGGGATGCCCAACATGGCAGGAATGCCCAACATGGGTCAGGGTATGAACATGGGCCAAGGAATGAACCCCCAAGTTGGTCGAGGTGGACCCATGGGACCTCAGGGTATGATGGGCCAGCAGGGCATGGGCGGCATGCAGCAGGGTGGCCAGGTGCAGATGGGTGGAGGACCACAGATGCAACCCCCTCAGCgtcagccacagccacagcagcagcagcagcagcagcaacagcagcagcagcatcaccaccaacaacagcagcagcaggtgcCTATGCCGCAATCGCAGCTCATCCCTCAGCAAGGAGGCATCCCCGTCATGGCTGGAGGTCAACCCCAAAAGAACTTTGATTTCCCCCCACCAGGCCAGACCATGATGCAGCCCGGCCTCACTGTCCCTCCCGTGCAGTCACATCTGGGTCTTGTGAGTTCCGATGACGCCCGACAACAGGAGACACCTCTCGTGAACCCTCCCTCGGCTGCCGAGTCGCTCGCCGAGATGCCCACGCTGTTCAACGGCCAGGGAATTACTGATCTCACAGAGATTATGAAAAACAAACGTGACCCCAAGACCGCCCAAGAACTCAACCTGCGTCGTTTTGTATCCAAGGATCTCAACGAGTCCTCCACGCTGCCCAAAAagctcaagcaggaggccgacaagctcaacgCCAAGCGATATGAGATCTCTTTCTACCACTCGTTTGGTCCCATTCGTTCGCAGGAGCCCCAGTCCATTTTTCAAGACGGATACCTCGGCTATGGCAATGGTTGGACAGGTCTCAACACACGGTTCGTGTACCCCCGTGACCGAAAGAAACACAACCGAAACACCCGGGACCTGGTGCTGTCGCGTCAGCAGATGAATCAGCAGGCGGCAGAACCGGAACTGCTGGTGCCCATTCGTCTTGACTTCGATCTCGGACGACTTCGACTTAGAGACACCTTCATGTGGAACCTTAACGAGAAGACATATCCCGTGCACTTTTTCGTGGAGAACATGTTCGAGGACTTCCACTTCCCCCACCAGTACATTCAGTCGGTCACAAACTCCATCACTGAACAGCTGCAGGATTTCCAGCCGCATCAGTACCCCCAGGACCCTCGACACGTGATTGGCAACGGAGATGCGACCCGAAACGAAGACATGCGAGTTGTGGTGCGCCTGGATATCACAGTTGGTCAGCACAATCTAATTGACCAGTTTGAGTGGGACATCAACGATTCTCTCAACTCCCCAGAAGAGTTTGCTGCCACCATGTGTGCCGagctgtctctgtctggaGAGTTTGCTACTGCTATTGCCCATGCCATCCATGAGCAGACACAGGTCTTTTCAAAGTCGCTGTtgcttcttggccacaCCTTTGATCAGCGACCtgtggacgacgaggacatTCGACGTGAGATTTGCGCTCCCATACCCGATGGATCCGTCATGAGACCCAAGAACTCGGTCAACGAGTACTCTCCTGCGCTGTTTGAGATTTCTGAGGCCGAGCTGAGTCGCCTGGATAAGGACAAGGACCGAGACTCTCGTCAGAAACGTCGACAGGGACGAGCCGGCAGACGAGGCGCACCTTCTCTGCCCGATTTCAAGAAGGTTGTCCGAACGTTCCGAACTCCCGTTTACTCCGCTGTGCTTCCTGGAGCTGTCGACCGAAAGGTGGAGTTGGCTAAACAGGCACTTcaggcagaggaggaggaagaggaagaggacaGTGATGGAAACGTTGTGGTGCGGCCTGCCAAGCGACAGCGAACCACCGGTAGACATGTTCCAGtgcgagctgctgctgctaaTGCcgctgtggctgtggctgcaCAGAGCCAGGAGCTGGAAACCAACtatgtggaggagctggcggATCCTACTTCATTCTGGGTCACTCTGAAGGTGCCCCCACAGCAGCTTGCGCGGCTGATGATGATTCCTCGGTTTGGATAA
- a CDS encoding uncharacterized protein (Compare to YALI0E13123g, similar to uniprot|P07263 Saccharomyces cerevisiae YPR033c HTS1 histidine--tRNA ligase mitochondrial, similar to Saccharomyces cerevisiae HTS1 (YPR033C); ancestral locus Anc_7.445), giving the protein MLRRTLTQVIRRMSSAANVEAAVAAPTAAPQAAPKKEKKAVKYELKVPKGTKDWADKDMVVREAIFDTLAKVFKRHGAVTIDTPVFELREILAGKYGEDSKLIYNLEDQGGELTSLRYDLTVPFARFVAQNGIQAIKRYHIAKVYRRDQPAMTKGRMREFYQCDFDVAGVYPTMIPDAECLAIAVEGLTSLGITNFTIKLNHRKILDGIFQVCGVKEEDVRKVSSAVDKLDKAPWADVKKEMCVEKGQPEEVADKIGEYVQHKGSVKDMLEWLEGDAALMANESAKTGIEEMRTALPFMESFGITNYLSFDMSLARGLDYYTGIIYEAVTEASAPPTEEQKAALKAAAEKDGKKKKKSKDDDDNSENVGVGSILAGGRYDNLVGMFANNSKKGNIPCVGVSFGVERLFSLIKSRPGLMEKVRPAATQVYVMSMGGGPEYTGFLAERMAVTHKLWEAGIEAEYMYKTKPKYPQQFTAAEKAGCPFAVILGQDEYPQGLVKIKELGLGEESDRGTDVKIEDLAQILKEKIANKTSSVGEVQKLLKDFTL; this is encoded by the coding sequence ATGCTGCGGAGAACCCTCACACAAGTTATTCGAAGAATGTCGTCCGCTGCCAACGTTGAGGCTGCCGTTGCCGCTCCTACCGCCGCCCCCCAGGCcgcccccaagaaggaaaaaaaggcCGTCAAGTATGAGCTCAAGGTGCCCAAGGGAACCAAAGACTGGGCCGATAAGGACATGGTTGTTCGAGAGGCCATTTTCGACACTCTGGCCAAGGTGTTCAAGCGACATGGCGCCGTGACCATCGACACCCCCGTCTTTGAGCTGCGAGAGATTCTGGCCGGAAAGTACGGCGAGGATTCCAAGCTAATCTACAACCTGGAGGACCAGGGAGGAGAGCTGACATCGCTGCGATACGATCTGACGGTGCCCTTTGCCCGATTTGTGGCCCAGAACGGAATCCAGGCCATCAAGCGATACCACATTGCCAAGGTGTACCGAAGAGATCAGCCCGCCATGACCAAGGGCCGAATGCGAGAGTTCTACCAGTGCGATTTCGACGTGGCTGGCGTCTACCCCACCATGATCCCCGATGCCGAGTGTCTGGCCATTGCCGTGGAGGGTCTGACGTCACTCGGAATCACCAACTTCACCATCAAGCTCAACCACCGAAAGATTCTCGACGGAATCTTCCAGGTCTGCGgagtcaaggaggaggacgtgCGAAAGGTGTCTTCTGCCGTCGACAAGCTCGACAAGGCACCCTGGGCCGacgtcaagaaggaaatgTGCGTGGAGAAGGGCCAGCCTGAGGAGGTCGCCGACAAGATTGGCGAGTACGTGCAGCACAAGGGCTCTGTCAAGGACATGCTCGAGTGGCTGGAGGGAGACGCTGCCCTTATGGCCAACGAGTCTGCCAAGACTGGTATCGAGGAGATGCGAACTGCCCTGCCCTTCATGGAGTCCTTTGGTATCACAAACTACCTGTCTTTCGACATGTCTCTGGCCCGAGGTCTTGATTACTACACCGGAATCATCTACGAGGCTGTGACCGAGGCCTCTGCTCCCCCCACCGAAGAACAGAAGGCTGCCctcaaggctgctgctgagaaggatggcaagaagaagaagaagtccaaggatgacgacgacaactCCGAGAACGTCGGTGTTGGCTCCATTCTGGCCGGAGGACGATACGATAACCTGGTCGGCATGTTTGccaacaactccaaaaAGGGTAACATCCCCTGTGTTGGAGTCTCCTTTGGCGTCGAGCGTCTTTTCTCGCTCATCAAGTCCCGGCCCGGACTCATGGAGAAGGTCCGACCTGCTGCTACCCAAGTCTACGTCATGTCCATGGGAGGAGGACCCGAGTACACGGGATTCCTCGCCGAGCGAATGGCCGTCACCCACAAGCTGTGGGAGGCCGGAATCGAGGCcgagtacatgtacaaAACCAAGCCCAAGTACCCCCAGCAGTTCACCGccgccgagaaggccggATGTCCCTTTGCCGTCATTCTGGGCCAGGACGAGTATCCCCAGGGTCTGgtcaagatcaaggagctgggtCTGGGTGAGGAATCTGACCGAGGAACTGAtgtcaagattgaggatctggcccagattctcaaggagaagattgccAACAAGACCTCTTCTGTTGGTGAGGTCCAGAAGCTTCTCAAGGACTTTACCTTGTAA
- a CDS encoding uncharacterized protein (Compare to YALI0E13145g, similar to uniprot|P38293 Saccharomyces cerevisiae YBR173c UMP1 proteasome maturation factor, similar to Saccharomyces cerevisiae UMP1 (YBR173C); ancestral locus Anc_8.586) — protein sequence MSLRITPENTSRTQVNPASFGTGAPSVQGLHDTMRDGQLNIESQLNGRHPLQARLENWEETQMNMRMQNYKRTFGMGEPIRRTMEMQIVKETTLMPAVVGTPANIHLDILKNKDLDVDWEDVYTGDDQPLDFHSELEKRMGI from the exons ATG TCACTTCGAATCACCCCCGAAAACACATCGCGAACCCAGGTTAACCCCGCCTCTTTCGGAACCGGTGCTCCCTCTGTCCAGGGTCTCCACGACACGATGCGAGACGGTCAGCTCAACATTGAATCACAGCTCAACGGACGGCACCCATTACAAGCTCGTCTGGAGAACTGGGAGGAGACACAGATGAACATGCGAATGCAAAACTACAAGCGAACCTTTGGTATGGGTGAGCCTATCCGACGAACAATGGAGATGCAGATTGTCAAGGAAACCACCCTTATGCCTGCTGTGGTCGGTACCCCCGCCAACATCCACCTggacattctcaagaatAAGGATCTGGATGTGGACTGGGAGGACGTGTACACCGGCGACGACCAGCCCCTCGACTTCCACTCCGAGCTCGAGAAGCGAATGGGTATTTAG
- a CDS encoding uncharacterized protein (Compare to YALI0E13167g, weakly similar to uniprot|P43589 Saccharomyces cerevisiae YFR005c SAD1 SnRNP assembly defective, similar to Saccharomyces cerevisiae SAD1 (YFR005C); ancestral locus Anc_8.97), with amino-acid sequence MEKRTHQESSLYLDTVDRSKLDFDFEKVCSVSLSPTNVYCCLVCGRYFQGRGKSSHAYFHSINDDHHVFLNMETYEVYVLPEGYKEASRDLDDIKSVANPVYEESQINRLDVDKTSYTLTNKVYRPGYIGINNIKHSDYANVVVQLLSHTKPLRNYLLLHPKSESAIVSALSQISRRIWNPRAFKNHVSPHELVNLAEKLSQGKFSANFQADPCQFLVWLLVQTHLGLGGSSKPGSSLIHHIFQGKLNKTTEKLSEREVSGKSVFDVKSSKTTCIPFLLLTLDLPAESVFKDGDNDTTLEHVPLTRLLKKYDGVTCEELAGERNTYQIVSLPKYLILHYKRFSTLPDGTKEYNGTIVNFPLKGLDMAPYTKGLEGKYNLITNITCEGGDKKEKEWSVQMRDGGRKTWVDVRDLVVSDVTELGQDSLYLKEVYIQVWKRVN; translated from the coding sequence atggaaaaaagaacCCACCAAGAATCGTCGCTGTACCTCGACACAGTGGACCGATCGAAACTCGACTTTGACTTTGAAAAGGTCTGCTCCGTGTCGCTATCGCCCACCAACGTCTACTGCTGCCTGGTATGTGGTAGATACTTTCAGGGAAGAGGCAAGTCAAGCCATGCTTACTTTCACTCCATCAACGACGACCACCATGTGTTTCTGAACATGGAAACATACGAGGTCTACGTACTTCCGGAGGGGTACAAGGaggcgtcacgtgatctcgATGACATCAAGTCCGTGGCCAATCCTGTGTATGAGGAGTCTCAGATCAACAGGCTGGATGTGGACAAGACGAGCTACACACTGACCAACAAGGTGTATCGACCAGGGTACATTGGaatcaacaacatcaagcACAGTGACTACGCCAATGTGGTTGTCCAACTTCTTTCACACACAAAGCCTCTGAGAAACTACTTGCTGTTGCACCCCAAAAGCGAGTCTGCCATTGTGTCAGCATTATCACAGATATCCAGACGCATTTGGAACCCACGGGCTTTCAAGAACCACGTGAGTCCACATGAGTTGGTGAACCTAGCCGAAAAGCTGTCACAGGGCAAGTTCTCCGCCAACTTCCAGGCTGATCCCTGTCAGTTTCTGGTCTGGTTGTTGGTACAGACACATCTGGGACTAGGAGGAAGTTCAAAGCCGGGATCTTCGTTGATTCACCATATCTTCCAGGGAAAATTGAACAAGACGACGGAAAAGCTGAGCGAGCGGGAGGTGAGTGGAAAGTCCGTTTTCGATGTCAAGAGCTCGAAAACAACATGTATTCCgttcctgctgctgactCTCGACTTGCCAGCGGAATCCGTGTTCAAGGATGGAGATAACGATACCACCCTTGAACATGTGCCATTAACAAGGCTGCTAAAAAAGTACGATGGTGTAACCTGTGAGGAACTAGCCGGGGAGAGAAACACATACCAGATTGTGTCATTACCCAAGTATCTCATTTTGCATTACAAGCGATTCTCCACCCTTCCAGATGGAACCAAGGAGTACAACGGTACGATTGTCAACTTTCCACTCAAGGGACTGGACATGGCTCCTTACACCAAGGGACTGGAAGGCAAGTACaatctcatcaccaacatcacTTGCGAGGGAggagacaagaaggagaaggaatGGAGTGTCCAGATGCGTGATGGGGGACGAAAAACGTGGGTGGATGTCCGAGATCTGGTTGTTTCTGATGTTACCGAGCTCGGACAGGACTCCTTGTATTTGAAAGAGGTATATATTCAGGTTTGGAAGAGGGTTAACTAG